A genomic window from Pseudoalteromonas piratica includes:
- a CDS encoding ATP-binding protein → MKQVFILRGLPGSGKSHYAQNLCDEMVNGDEAQYVVCSTDDYFMTDGEYRFDKSKLSEYHNLNLARFIRALSQHIPLVILDNTNIRKWEFVAYAEAAHALGYQVKEVVVGEIKDKAMQHLYYQRNIHKVPLKTINKMAYQFEW, encoded by the coding sequence ATGAAACAAGTATTTATTTTAAGAGGGCTACCGGGCTCTGGTAAAAGCCATTATGCACAGAATTTGTGTGATGAAATGGTAAATGGTGATGAAGCGCAATATGTTGTGTGCTCTACCGACGATTATTTTATGACTGATGGTGAATACCGTTTTGATAAATCAAAGCTAAGTGAATATCACAATCTGAATCTTGCTCGTTTTATTAGAGCGCTCAGCCAACACATTCCATTAGTAATTTTAGATAATACCAATATTAGAAAATGGGAATTTGTCGCCTACGCTGAAGCTGCGCATGCCCTCGGCTATCAAGTAAAAGAAGTGGTCGTCGGTGAAATAAAAGACAAAGCGATGCAGCATTTATACTACCAGCGTAATATTCATAAAGTTCCGCTTAAAACAATTAACAAAATGGCTTACCAATTTGAATGGTAA